A single region of the Actinoplanes sp. SE50/110 genome encodes:
- a CDS encoding HAD family hydrolase — protein sequence MPLAPEHPPSARLVEAVLFDFHGTLAQVEDPVTWVVAAAAACGATLDRGKATILADRLVTAGRAGGPLPHRVPPQLAEHWSDRDLYAHSHRAAYTGLAATVPTDVEGLADALYDRLLSPDGWLPYSNTEPTLRKLHDAGIKVGVVSNIGFDIRPLFTHWGLDGLVDAFALSFEVGRIKPDPAIFLRACGMLGADPERTLMVGDTPADAGAVKAGCTALVVPAAEPGRNNGLGATLALAGCI from the coding sequence GTGCCGCTTGCCCCCGAACATCCCCCGTCCGCGCGGCTCGTGGAAGCCGTCCTGTTCGACTTCCACGGCACGCTCGCCCAGGTCGAGGACCCGGTGACCTGGGTCGTCGCGGCCGCCGCGGCCTGCGGCGCCACGCTGGACCGCGGTAAGGCCACGATCCTGGCCGACCGGCTGGTCACCGCGGGCCGGGCCGGTGGCCCGCTGCCGCACCGGGTGCCGCCGCAGCTGGCCGAGCACTGGTCCGACCGCGATCTCTACGCGCACAGTCACCGGGCCGCCTACACCGGGCTGGCGGCCACCGTGCCGACCGATGTCGAGGGCCTTGCCGACGCGCTCTACGACCGGTTGCTGAGCCCCGACGGCTGGCTGCCATATTCGAACACCGAGCCCACCCTGCGCAAGCTGCACGACGCCGGGATCAAGGTCGGCGTGGTCAGCAACATCGGCTTCGACATCCGCCCGCTGTTCACGCACTGGGGGCTGGACGGTCTGGTGGACGCGTTCGCGCTGAGTTTCGAGGTGGGCCGGATCAAACCCGACCCGGCGATCTTCCTGCGCGCCTGCGGCATGTTGGGCGCTGATCCGGAACGCACGCTGATGGTCGGAGACACCCCGGCGGACGCCGGCGCGGTCAAGGCCGGCTGCACCGCCCTGGTCGTCCCGGCCGCCGAGCCGGGCCGCAACAACGGCCTCGGCGCCACGCTCGCCCTCGCCGGTTGCATCTGA